From the Cryptococcus neoformans var. neoformans JEC21 chromosome 6 sequence genome, the window TCtgctccatctcatctatGAGATCCCTGATCTGCTCCAGGTCGATCTCATCCCATGCCTTCTGTATCTGTTCCCAGAGCTCGTCAAGCGACGTAGCGACCCTGGAGAAAGCCGCGACCTTTGTATTTAAGTGATACCATCTGTTCTCTATGGGATTTAGGtcaggagaagagggggatGGTCAAGAGTTTCGATTCCCATTTcagctctcttctttcgcaATGGCAGAGCGATGCGAGGGAgctccatcctccaacaCAAGGATGTTTTCGAAACTGGAGGACCTCAGCGACTTAAGGATACCACCCTCGCCCCCCAAGACGCCTTTGATCACCATCTCGGTGTACCTGGGTCTGTTGAGGGACTCGGCCTTGGTCCTGACACCATTTTTGACCGTCGATGGAGCCAGAGGAAGGTCTAAAATAGGGATTTTTGGTAAGCTAATTGCTCCCCAAACCATCAGGCTCTGTCAACCAGAATGGAAGGTTGGCAGGACATGTTGCGGAGCGTATGCTTCGCCTACACGTTGGGTAGTCCTTGGCCACATAATTCCTTCCCCCAGCTCCAATGCACATTCATCAGTGAAAACAACATCCCGCCAGTCCCCCTTCACGTTGTTCCTGGCCcactcttttctcttaGCTATGGTTTTGGGCAAAAGATAAGGCTTACACCGCATAATCCTGCAGTAAAACCCATGCTCATGTGCGACCTTGACAATAGTCATCACACTGACATTGTATCTCTTCACGTGGACGCTCCAAGGTTCACGGGGAGTGCGAACAAAGCCCCTCAAAAGATTCCGTACTTGTCCCTGGTCCAACACCTTTGGCCTTCCAGGGATTGGAAGCGGATAAGTGTGTCCACCACGGTGTGTATACTCTCAACACCAGCGCTTGATTGTACACTTGGGACGCTTATATTGTTTTGCAAAATTGTTGAATGATTTCCCCTTTTTGTGGGCTTCCACAATAGTTCGCTTGGTAGTGGGGTGACCTGGGGTGCCATTATGGGAAAAAATCAGATAGTTATAAGTACATGCATGAACAATTCAAAATCATATTTATGGGGTATTGTCAAAAACGCGTCGTGGGATCAAAAGACCAGgggggggagggtgtaCATCCTTTTCCGTAGGTACCAGTACATTATTCATCCACAATATGCATAATCACATCAACAAAACCTTCTTAACCTGTATGACTTCTGATTAACAGACCATTACTACTGCTACTGTAACCCCATCTACTGAGCCTTGGCATCAACACCAGCAATGTAAGAGATGAGGTCGCAGACACGCCTAGAGTAACCATACTCATTGTCATACTAAAAGACATCAGTCAACGTTGGCAAACCATGAACAAGTATGAAACATACCCAGCTGACAAGCTTGACAAAGTTGGCATTAAGAGCAATACCAGCCTGGGCATCGAAGATAGAAGATTCGGTAGAGCCAATGAAATCAGTGGAGACAACAGCGTCTTCAGTGTAACTACCAATTTGGACCATTACTAAATATGTCATGACAAAGCACTTGCAATGCACTCACCCCAAGATACCCTTCAACTCAGGGCTCTCAGAAGCCTTCTTGATGACATTCTTGATTTCTTCATAAGAGGCACCTTTCTCAATGCGACAGACGAGGTCCACAACGGACACATCAGAGGTAGGGACTCGGAAGGACATGCCAGTAAGCTTGCCATTGAGGGAAGGAATGACCTTGCCTACAGCCTACAAAATTGTTAGACTCTGACACACAGCGGTAATGTGTACCCACCTTAGCAGCACCAGTAGAAGAGGGGATGATGTTAGCAGCAGCACCTCGACCTCCTCGCCAGTCCTCTGCAATATGTAATCAATAAGAAACTCATGTTTTCATAGCATGATATAGGAAGCTTACTGTGGGAAGGACCGTCGACGGTCTTCTGGGTAGCAGTAGTAGCATGGACAGTGGTCATCAAGCCCTCGATAATAGTAAACTAAAAAGATGCCAATTGAAACGTCAGTCGATTCAATAGTAATACTTGGGAGTGTCACTAACGTTGTCATGGATGACCTTGGCAAGGGGAGCGAGACAGTTGGTGGTGCAAGAAGCGTTGGACACGATTTGGTACTCCGGTTTGTAGGCATCGAGGTTGACACCGCAGACAAACCTAAATGATGTCATCAGCCATCACGTCATATAATTTGAGTAGCGGTAAAATCGCAACGTACATAGGAGCATCAGCAGAAGGAGCGGAAATGACGACCTTCTTGGCACCTCCCTTGAGATGGACACCGGCCTTTTCGGTAGTCGTGAAAACACCGGTAGATTCAACGACGTACTCGGCACCAGCCTCACCCCACTTGATGTTGGCAGGGTCTTTCTCGCCGAAGACGGCAATggccttgttgttgatgtaAAGTTTACCGTCCTTAACCTCGACGGAGCCCTTGAAGCGACCATGTGTCTGTCGAAAATCAGGTTAATAAGCCATACAGAACGTTAGAACTTGGGAGACTTACGGAGTCATACTTGAACATGTAGACCTGCGCAACAGAGTCAGTACGAAGCTATTGGGCGGAAAGAAGTATCATACCATGTAGTCTAAGTCAATAAAAGGGCTATGGACAATTAAGTGATTCATCTAATGGATTAACACTTTTGGGACACTCACTCGTTGACAGCAACAACCTCGAGGTCCCCATGCTCGATGGCGTTCCTACCTGAACGTTAGATACACGGGCTTCTTACCCCGTTGACTTAAAGAAAGCATACCTGAGAACAATTCGACCAATACGACCTATCACATAGCTATTAGCTACCATAACTCAAGAACAGCCAGCGCACAATATTGGAAGTCACATCGGTGGGATATGAAGCAacgggaagagaaggattgaTTACGTACCGAAACCGTTGATTCCAACCTTGACGACCATTGTATTTATGCAAGTATACTCCTAGAAGGATTCAATGGATAGAACAAAAGAGTTTGTTAAATtgttggaagaaaagagaaagagaaaagagaaagcaaATCAGCCAAAATAATTCAAGAGAATGTGGGAAAGTTGAAAGGCTGAAGGGCTACTACGATGACGCAAGCGACAGGGCACGAGTCGACTCGCGCGAATTTCTATTCGCTGATTCACTCCCCATGCGTTCGTTTCCGCCTCGTTTCCAAATCCCTCCATCTCGTTCTTTCTATAAACTCCTCTGCCACATTTGGTAATGCAGCGGCAAATGGCGAAAATCCCCGCGGCATTTGCCTTTAAGTCATCGCTTGTTGCACCGGGGTCTCCACACTACCTACGTGATTTTTCCGGCGTGTTCGCGTCGCTCGGCAATGTTGGAATAAAATGGCACAACACCGTAGTAGCCGTTGAATCGGTGGTTACCGCTTTTTCTCAGTTGAATCGGATAAACCTTCAACAGGCACATAAAGGGGGTGCTCGGCAGATCAGCGTTTGAATCGTTCATTTATCGGAATCAGAGTCCAAAAATCTCCCCTTCCAGTAATAATGATTATCCTACCTCTTGCCTCTGAGGTAGAAGTAATCAGCGAAGATCAGCAGATGCCGTCATACCGTCATgcatcttccatcaatcCTTCGTCTCCACTCGCGCTCATCTTTCGTTATAATAGTTACAGGACTGAGGAGGTATCTCTTCAACAAGTTCCCTCGGCAACCTTGCATTAACTTTCCATACATTTATGACCCATATTTATTATCTCAAATCCAGCTTGAAGCGATAATGCAGGCATCCTCTCATCACTTTATACCCTTGGCCGACCAAACCAACCATGGCTCCAGCCAGCCTTCCCAATCTCCTACTATTGCTTCGACAAGTCATCGACCCTCGAGAAATCACTTGTGGGTCTCCTCCTATCGTTCTCCAACGCAGCCAGATGCTGCAGCTCGTCCTCTCCATTTTGGTGGCACTTCTTATCATTGCACGGATGATAATGTGCGCTCGCCTCCGACATCCATTTCCTCACTTAATGAATCTTGCCCTCTCTCTCAAATGAGCGCATACGAAGTTGCCCACCATAATCCACTATTCCAACTAGATCCCAATCTACCAGCTCGCCAGCAGCAACGTAATGTCCCCATGGATGAACGTTTTGAATACTCCATTGTATCCACCCCTACCAGTACAACGCCGGAAGCACAACCAAGCCAACAACTTGAGACAGTCGCATCAAGATATGATTGGCAACCGCCTCTTGGCCCAAATGGACCCAAAAATACAGGCCGAGCAACCAAggggaagggcaaggggaAAGGATACCGAGGCAAAAGGAAGCAAAGGGGAACAACCGGCGGCTCACAGACCCAACACACTATCAGCCAAGGTAATTCTATGACTTTTGCCCACATCCATGCTCTTGATGAATTCGTGGTAGATAATATCATTGATTATCAATCGTATGTCCTCCTCAGTATCTATCGATCACCTTTCACTGAAAATTAACTGTGCCCCATTTCTAGCTGTACCAATGAGAAGTTCAAAATTACCGACAAAGCCGCTTGTTCTGATCTGCAAGAACAAATCAACGATGATCCGGATATGCAGAAACTCATCCAGAAACGTTTGACTGGTGATTATCTGTATCACCACATAAACTATCTCATGAAGAATTACATCAATCCAATCAGTGACGTCTTGGAAAAGTCGGGTATGAATTGGAACGAGGTTGAGCATAAGATCGAAGCGGGTGATGAACAGTGGGACGAGTGGCAGGCGGTAAGCTACATCGGAAGTTATGCTTGTTACCGTTTCAATGACTGGTTTCTAGAGCGGCATTTTTGTAGATAGGATACGGAACCATCCATTTCCCCTTTACTTCAAGTTCAAAGAAGCTTTGAACTTCAAAAGTGCAAACAGTGACAACGCGGTCAATTTCTTTCTAGAGGAGGCAGAGAGCAATTTCCCATCACAGCAGGAAACTGTTGAGGTCACATCGTCCTTGAGCCGCAAAAGGCGTCATGAGGGGAACGCCAAATAtcgaagggaagaagaggaagaagaggaagaagaggatgaagaggatgaagaggatgaagaggatgaagaggatgaagaggatgaagaggatgaagagggaatAAGAAGTAGACCAGTTCCACGCAGAGACGCAGAACAGTCTTTCCTCGACAGGGACCAAGCCATAATTGGTATCCTAGACAAACTAGCTAACATAATAGCTATTCGTAACGACAAGATGACGGAGAG encodes:
- a CDS encoding glyceraldehyde-3-phosphate dehydrogenase, which codes for MVVKVGINGFGRIGRIVLRNAIEHGDLEVVAVNDPFIDLDYMVYMFKYDSTHGRFKGSVEVKDGKLYINNKAIAVFGEKDPANIKWGEAGAEYVVESTGVFTTTEKAGVHLKGGAKKVVISAPSADAPMFVCGVNLDAYKPEYQIVSNASCTTNCLAPLAKVIHDNFTIIEGLMTTVHATTATQKTVDGPSHKDWRGGRGAAANIIPSSTGAAKAVGKVIPSLNGKLTGMSFRVPTSDVSVVDLVCRIEKGASYEEIKNVIKKASESPELKGILGYTEDAVVSTDFIGSTESSIFDAQAGIALNANFVKLVSWYDNEYGYSRRVCDLISYIAGVDAKAQ
- a CDS encoding expressed protein, which encodes MHLPSILRLHSRSSFVIIVTGLRRYLFNKFPRQPCINFPYIYDPYLLSQIQLEAIMQASSHHFIPLADQTNHGSSQPSQSPTIASTSHRPSRNHLWVSSYRSPTQPDAAARPLHFGGTSYHCTDDNVRSPPTSISSLNESCPLSQMSAYEVAHHNPLFQLDPNLPARQQQRNVPMDERFEYSIVSTPTSTTPEAQPSQQLETVASRYDWQPPLGPNGPKNTGRATKGKGKGKGYRGKRKQRGTTGGSQTQHTISQGNSMTFAHIHALDEFVVDNIIDYQSCTNEKFKITDKAACSDLQEQINDDPDMQKLIQKRLTGDYLYHHINYLMKNYINPISDVLEKSGMNWNEVEHKIEAGDEQWDEWQASGIFVDRIRNHPFPLYFKFKEALNFKSANSDNAVNFFLEEAESNFPSQQETVEVTSSLSRKRRHEGNAKYRREEEEEEEEEDEEDEEDEEDEEDEEDEEDEEGIRSRPVPRRDAEQSFLDRDQAIIGILDKLANIIAIRNDKMTESRRRADDVNIVARFLEVDGQISDVQRDKILSKCLESRSVLNDMVVLAKDPNGRVRRIILDKVLK